The following coding sequences are from one Microtus pennsylvanicus isolate mMicPen1 chromosome 1, mMicPen1.hap1, whole genome shotgun sequence window:
- the LOC142837673 gene encoding vomeronasal type-1 receptor 4-like, with translation MDSRNVAIGIIFLLQTTVGTLGNFYLLFDNLVFHQNKRKLKPVDLILMHMFMVNSLILLFKGLPNTLELFDLKQFFNDWSYQLFLYILRVFRSMSIATTCLLSVFQAIMISHERSCWKKLKVNSPSNTGLFISMCWIFYIMVNAIFPVYISVKFNKKNITTETNFEHYSVVGHDKTTVSLYIAFFMFPELLISVLITWSSSSMIVNLYRHKQRVQYIHNTHVSHRRSIELRATHSILALVSTFLTFYTFSAILYVCIALAYGRNTLLISQDSFFLNSSITNDVTLIQ, from the exons ATGGATTCTAGGAACGTGGCAATAGGAATAATATTCTTATTACAGACTACAGTGGGAACACTGGGaaacttttatcttctttttgacAATCTAGTGTttcaccaaaataaaagaaagttaaagCCTGTGGATTTGATTCTCATGCACATGTTTATGGTCAATTCCTTGATTCTGCTTTTTAAAGGATTGCCCAACACTCTGGAACTATTTGATTTGAAACAATTTTTCAATGATTGGAGCTATCAACTATTTCTGTATATTCTTAGAGTTTTCAGGAGCATGTCCATTGCCACCACTTGCCTCTTGAGTGTCTTCCAGGCCATCATGATCAGCCATGAGAGATCCTGCTGGAAAAAACTTAAAGTCAATTCTCCAAGTAACACCGGCCTCTTCATTTCTATGTGTTGGATCTTTTACATCATGGTAAATGCCATTTTTCCTGTGTACATATCTgtaaaatttaataagaaaaacataACAACAGAGACAAATTTTGAACACTATTCTGTTGTTGGTCATGACAAAACCACAGTCTCCTTATATATAGCTTTCTTTATGTTTCCAGAACTTTTAATTTCTGTCCTCATCACCTGGTCCAGCAGTTCTATGATTGTCAATCTGTACAGGCACAAGCAGCGAGTCCAATACATCCACAACACTCATGTTTCCCACAGAAGATCCATTGAGTTGAGAGCCACCCACAGCATCTTGGCCCTAGTGTCCACGTTTCTGACGTTTTATACCTTCTCTGCAATCTTATATGTTTGTATTGCTCTAGCCTATGGTAGAAATACATTGTTG ATTAGTCAAGACAGCTTTTTCCTGAATTCCTCCATCACCAATGATGTCACCCTCATTCAGTAG